A region of the Methanoculleus sp. SDB genome:
CCCTCTTTCTTGATGAACACGGTCATTTCATCGGAATGCCAAATTTTCCCGGTATTAACTTTGTTCTTCTCAACGTAGTGTGCAAGCAGTTTCAGATACTTCTTGATCCAGCGCATCGGCGTGGTCTGCGCGACCTCAATCTCATGGAACTGTTTGAGGTGGTCGGCGATCTTGCGGAGACTCACACCCTTGAAGTAGAGATCCAGGGCGAGGGTAATGATCTTCGGATCGTGTTTCATGTGCTTGAAACCCTGGTCCTGCGTGAACCTGAAATTACAATCTTTACACCCATATCGTTGAGTAATTCCGAATTTCGTTTTGCGCTGACCGCGCCGGACGATTTGCAGACTGCCACATTGCGAGCAGAATAATTCTCCTTCATGGATGCTTTCATGGAAGACCGGCTGCTGTGGATATGAGACAGACTCACAGGCAATATTCTTCTTCAGTTTCAGGGCAAATTGAACAGCATAGATATGCTTGCAGATCTGGTGACGGTAGACGTGATCGGGACAGTCGCATTTCCAGATGTGCCGGTTTGCAGCTCCGAATTTTTCTGCCAGTCTTCGGGACACGGTATAATATCCGTCATTCGATTGCGAACGGACGTACCAGACGTTTGATTTAATTTGCTTGATGTTTTCCGACTCCGTAACAATCTTCATCGCCCTGACTTCACGCGGATTAGAATACATCACTATCACCTTGTAGAGTATTAATCGTACGAATTACTATAGGAATTACAACATAATAAAACTTTCTATGGATCGTACGAATGATAACCTATAAATACAATATCGTACATAATACACTTAAAAATATGATACTGGTGCGTACGCATGGATGAGGGAACAGATCAATTGGAATTTATTGATTCGGACGTAATCCAAAAAACAGTGCGATTGAGCTATGACGGCCGGCAGATGATGATTCGCATTCCCCGTGAAATTGCATCTTTCTACGACCTGAAACGTGGTGATAAGGTGGATCTAACAATACGGATTGCTGCATCTGATGAACGGCCAAACAGAAAAATCCCGTTAGAAATGGTTGTGGTTGAAGATGTCGAAGGCTGATTTCAACGTTTATGAACGCGCGATTCTCAGTCTGTTACGAACAGCCCGCCGCCCGCTAACCACGTCACAGGTTGCAGACAAATTGGACATTTCTTGGGAAACCGCGAAAAAGTATCTTAGTAGTCTTAACCGAAGAAGGCACATTTCACGAAAATCCGAAGGAAACCGAATATATTGGAGAATAAAATCCAGTTAAAACAAACAGAGAGAAAATCACATAATAAAGTAAGAAATTTAGATTAAGTGAGATTTATTGGTTCCCATCTTTCTAAAATAGATTCTATACTAATAGTAGAGACAAACAATGCAAGAATATAAGCAAAAATTAATTGTAATAACTTATCAATTGGAATATTTGATAAGGTAATATTTGGTATAGACATTTCTCCATTTAGGATTGCCATAATATATAGTAAACCTTGCATAATTAACAAGAATATTGCAACCTCTGTTATAGAAAAATAAAAGGATATTATATTTTCTTTATACCTTTGAATAGATTTTTTCTGTCTGTGTGATAATAAAATTTGTTTTTGTTTTCTAAATAAGTTAAATATAGGCATGGTTGGATTTGCTGAAAATCTTAAAGAAGAAAAAAATGCTACACAAACAATCAAATTCGTCATAAAGAACGAATATATGGCTTCAAAACTTTTTGGTTGTAAATAAACATAAATGGAAATAAATACAGGGATTGTTAGGATTATATTAGATCGGAATATTGACCAAAAATATCTGCGACGCGCTTTAGAATCGTTTTTATTAAATTTATTGTAGTTTCCAACAAAAGATATTTGTTGATACAAAAAATAAGAGGATATAAAAAACGCATATGCAATGCCAACAGCAATATACAAAATTGCAGCATAGTATAATAGAGTTATAAAAAAATAATTCATCATATTTATAGTAATATCAATATTAGAATGAACAAAGAAAATAATACCCGATGATATTATTAAAATGAGGAAATACAACATCAATCTAAATTAAAATGTAATTGTTTGTAATACTGTTGGTTAGAGTGGATGGGTATCATAATAAAAAGAAATTGCACAAAACGGGATAAGAAATAAAAAAAATCTCTTGTCTGCAACACCACACATCACTAAGCCTAAAAAGAAAACTTGGATAATTGCCCTTAATCTAATAAAGAACAAGATTCTATCATCTTCATTACTCCACAAAAGTTGTTTGAAGTCCCGCGATGCAACAGTCATTTCAAAATCACCTCAAGTCCCTTCAACGCAACAGAACCCTGTGCTGGGTTCTGTTGCGTTGGAGGGACGCGGTGTGGGCAAGAGAATGAATTCGGGTGATTCCGGCATATGCACCGGCCTTTCATTGTTGTGGTGGAAGCTTGCCCGCTCCTCCCGGGTACTGCCCCATAATACTGATTTATCTGCATGGGGGAATGAATACTATACAATGAAAGCGCAGCGGAATAGCAAGAAGCCCGATTCCTCGCCGAATTACATGAAGATAGGTGCACTCTTCATTCTGGTGATTTGTGTTGCCGGATTCACACTGAATATGGGTTTTTTTTCTGCCTTTAAAACTGCACAACCCGGGAATGCGGTCGCCCTCGACTTCACGCTCCGGGACGAGAGCGGGCTCGCCGTCCTCACCTCGAACCAGCAGGTGATGAAGAACGCCCTCGAAACCGGGGAGGGGGTACTCGTGACACAGCCGATCAGTCTGAACGTCGGCGGAAACGTGACGGAGGATATAGTTTCGGTGGATGCGTATGTCTCCGACGGTACACGGTATTATCCGATCGGGAAATATGCGCTCCTTTCGTTTGAGCTGGAAACAATAAGCGATGCATGCGAGGGCATGCGCCAGAATGAGCGGAAACGTGTGTCCTTTGAGTATCCGGAATCTCCGGTCTGGACACTCTCCGTAGAGGAGTTCGAAAACTTCGGCGGAAATTTCAGTACCACTAATCTGGGTGACTGGGTGCCGCTCGGTTTTTCGACGGCTCCCATCATTGCCGTCGACAATACAACCCCGGAAGTTCCGTTCCGCCTCACCAAAGTGGTTGATAAGCAGGCCGACAGTATCGATATCAGATACGGATATGCCTACGCGGATATAATTCTGAGCGAAATGGCCGGGTAATACCGGACAATACGGGAGGGTATATATGCCTTCCCCCCCCTCATTCACCTATGGTCGTGAGGGTCCTCTGCTTTAACCAGGAAGGATGCATGGGATGCGAAGAACAGGCCCCCATCAACAGGGAGGTCAGCAAGGCGCTCGGCATCGAAATTGAAGAGATTGATGCCCTGAAAAATCAGGAATATATCGCCCGGTACGGATTGCACGTCACACCGACGATTATTATTTTTGAAGGCGACACCGAAGTGAGGCGTTTCGAGCGTGTCGTCCACCCGGAGGAGCTTGAACAGGCGATACGGGATGCAATGGCGTGAAATGTCAGATACGGATCCCGTAGATCCGTTTTATTTTTCTGGCATACGCTTTCCAGCCTTCTTTTTTCATCAGGGCTCCGTCACGCAGTTTAATGCGGGTGATCCGGAACCGTATCCGGCCTGCCAGGTAGACCGAGCCGACGATGAAGTCCTCTTCGCCGGCGACGGGGATGTACAGCGGCAGGGTTGTCCGGCCGTCATGAACAGATGCCTTGACAATGACCTGCTCCACAAGACGTGACCAGACAGTCTGGATTTCTGCCGCACGAGCTTTCGATACCCTCGCGCCTGCCCGTTCGATAGACGTTACCTCGACGCCCATGACATCATCATCGCATTCGGCCACAAGCAAGTCCCCGACGGAACACATCTCGTCATCCAGAAGTTCGATGCTGCAGACACGCGATTCCTTTTCATGGCTCACCACGGTCCTGACCGCAATAATCCGGGGTTCTTTCGGGCGGGGAACCCGGTGAACACCTCCGCACACGGTGCAGCGAACGAGGAGTTCGTGCCCCTCCTTTACGATTTCATGCTCCGTCTCTTCGCCACAGGCGGGACAGGTATGCTGCATCATCATGTCTGTACTATTAGACTTCCCGTCAAAGATATAGTACTCTCCGGTGCTGATGCTTCGCAACCTTCATCGGCGGGCACCCCTCATTTCTATGGGGATGGAACTACGCGAACGATTCTTCTGTTTCGGACACCGGTACGTGACCGGTACGCACAGGACGACGCTTGAGGTGACATCGGAGACCCACCTCACCCCCGCCGGAACCTGCATTCTCGGGATTGGTGCGGACAGGGGGGCGGCAGGACTTGGAGAGCGTTTCCGAAAGGCACTGGCGAATGACAGGGCTGAAATCTTCACCGTGTTTGCGGTAGGTGGAGAGTCATTCACGGTGAATGCGAAGGGGAGCAGCACCATGACGCTGGATCACCCGACTGACATGGTCTGGCGGCGAAGCGGGTATGTATGCGGGCGCACAGTCGCAATTCACGCGGATCAGACGGCCCGGTCCTTTCCGAAAAGCATGATCCGCAGCCTGCAGGAGGGCGCCCGGATGGACGTGGAGATGATCGTCACTATCCCTGATCCAGACGTGTGATTCTGAGTTCCGCCTCCTCAAGCAGACGTTCGCACTGTCGGATCAGAAGAGATCCCCTTTCATACAGTGCGATACTCTCGTCAAGCCCGACCGAACCGTCCTCGATTTTTCTTATGATCTCCTTAAGCTCTTCCATCAGCGTTTCATACTTCTCTGTCATGGTTCACCTCGAGAATCCGTGCCCTGCTGCTCCCGTCCGCCATCCTGATATCGACGCAGTCGCCCGCATGCAGGTGCCCTGAACGGGTGACGGGAAGGCCGTCTTTCGTCACCAGCGCGTACCCGCGTTCGAGCGGGCGGTACGGATTGCCCGCCTCCATCCGTGCGCGTGCATGACCGAGTCTCAGCCGCTCCCGCTCGATGGATCGGCAGATGCCCCGGTGCAGGCGTTCGGCCGTCTCCGCGAGAGACTGCATCCCGGTATCGAGCCGTCTCCTGAACCGGCGTGGTGTAAGCCGTAGACGTGCCTCCTCAAGAATCTGGCGCTCGCGTTCCGTCTTCACTCCCAGCCCCGCCTGCATCCTCTGTCGCATCCGTACGATCTCCGCATGGATTTCCCGCCGGTCCGGAACAACAAGTTCAGCCGCGGCGGACGGGGTCGGAGCGCGCACATCCGCAGCAAAATCACAGAGCGTGACATCGGTCTCATGGCCGACCGCACTCACGACCGGCGTTCTGCAGGCCGCGATAGCCCGGACCACGTCGGGATGATTGAAGGCGAAGAGATCTTCGAAGCTGCCCCCTCCCCTGCCAACGATAATCACATCCACCGTGCCGTCGATCCGGGACAACGCCGCGACAATCTCCTGCGGTGCCGTGTCACCCTGAACCGATGCCGGGGAGAGAATAATTTCGACCGGAAACCGACGGCCGATGACCTGCTCGATATCATGCCGTGCTGCGCCTGAAGCGGACATGACAACGCCGATTGTTTTCGGGAATCGCGGAAGGGTCTTTTTCAGCGCAGGGTCAAAGACTCCTTCCCGGGTGAGCATTGTTCTCCACTGTTCCACGAGCAGGTGTTTTTCCCCCGTGCCGGCGGCCCGCAGGTCGCGTACGATAAACTGGTATCTTCCATGCGGCTTGTAGACCTGGATCGAACCCCATGCCAGGGAATGCATTCCGTTTTCGGGTGTAAACGGGAGTTCCCGTGCCGAACTCTGCCACATCACGCAGTTGATGGTATATGTCGTGCCGTTTTTCTGCTCGGAAAGGGAAAAATAGAGATGGCCGCGGGGTGTAAACCGGAGATCACGCACCTCCCCCTCTATCCAAATCTCCTGGAGACGGGAATCATCCAGCAACCTCTCGATAAGCCCGGAAATCTCCGAGACACGCTGAATCCCCCCCGCCGGTGCCGGCGATGCGCCGGCTGTGAACCAGTCCATTCGAGATGATGTTGGCGGGTGCACTTATCAAATCTCCTTTTAACAGGCGGAAGAGAGGTATGGGGAGATACCTCGGGGTTAAATAGTCTCCCTCACCACCCTGTGTCAGGTTCGTGAGAATAATGGTTCAGTTCGCTACATCAAGCATGTTTTTTCACGAGTACCCGATTGATGATATCTTCGACTTCGTGGATGAGGCAGGGTGCACCGGCATAGAATTCTGGATAGAAACACCTCACTTCTGGATCCGCGGGCTTCCCGTGGGTGAGGTGCAGCGGTCCATTGCAGAGCATCCGGGGCTTGCACCGGTAACCGTACATGCGCCGGTGCTCGACCTTAATCCCTGCTCCATCAACCCGGACATCGCAGCAATCTCCGTCGAGTACGCACTCAGATCCGTGTCGATTGCAGGTATCCTCGATGCACGGATTATAACCCTGCACCCGGGCAGGAGGACAGCTAAGCGAACACCGAGTGCAGCGGATTACGAGCGTTTCGATTATTTTATCGACAGGCTGCGTGAGTCTTCACGGGAAACGAGTGTGAGGATTGCCATCGAGAACATGGAGCCGAAAGTGAACTCCCTCCTCTGCACACCAGCGGACATGGAAGAATTGCTTGACCGTGAACCCTGGCTGTCATACACCCTTGATGTCGCCCATGCCCTCTCGGTCTCGCTTGCGGAGGTCGGAGAATATCTGTCCCGTTGCGGGACAGAGCGGCTTGCAAACGTCCACATCTCCGCAACCGCGTCCGGAAAGATGCACCTGCCGGTGGCGGAGAATGATACTGTCGGGAGAGTTCTTGCAATGCTGTCAGGGACCGGGTATGCAGGCAACCTCACGCTGGAGATCGAGGACCGGAACTTTGATCACGATCTTTCAAGCGAGGAAAAAATCGCACTACTGGCCCGTGACGTCAGATACCTCCGGCACAATTTCTGACACTCCCGGCAGATCGCCGCCATTCGCTCCGGGTACAATTACCTACCCGGAAAAACGCTGGTTTTATTAAATATCAATACAATATCATGTTGTTTCACCGCATATGAATAAATCTGAGTTTAGAGCCGTTGCACGGCGTGGACGCAATGATTGACGAAAGCGTTAAAATTGCGCTCTTTATTGTGTGCATTTTCTTATCTGCATTTTTTTCCGGATCCGAAGTTGCATTACTCTCCGTTAACCAGGCAAAAGTGCGGACACTGATTGATCGCAGGCTTGCCGGATCACGTGCACTCGCAACCCTGAAGAAGAATACCGATCACATCCTCATTACCATCCTGATAGGAAACAACGTCGTGAACGTCGCCGCCGCAGCACTCGCGACGTCGATTGCGATTGAACGGTACGGGGATGCAGGAGTCGGAATCGCGACGGGAATTGTCACATTTATCATGCTGGTGTTCGGAGAGATCGGGCCGAAGACCTACGCCGCCCGCATGGCCGAAAAATTCGCTCTTGCCGTTTCGCGTCCGGTTCTGGTCCTCAGTATCGTTTTCTCCCCGTTTCTGTATATATACGACGGTATGAAAAAGATATTCTCCATTCAGGGGGGTGTCGGCCACCCGATTGTCACGGAGGACGAGATAAAGCAGTGGATCGATGTGGGGGAAGAGGTAGGTACCATTCAGGAAGAGGAGCATGAAATGCTCTATCGCGTCTTCCGGTTCGGTGATACCATCACCCGCGAGATCATGACTCCGCGTGCCGATGTGGTCATGATTGCAGATACAAGTTCGCTTGAATCGTCTATCAATGTCTTTAACGAGACCGGTTTTTCCCGTATCCCTGTATACCATGATCACATCGACAACACGATCGGTATCCTTAACGTAAAAGACGTTTTCTCCGCAGTATATGAAAAAAAGAAGGGCGTTACGGTTCGGGATCTGATGTATGAGGCTCACTTCGTTCCGGAGAGCAAGAAGATTGGGGAGCTTCTCAAAGAGCTGCAGTTCCGGAAAGTGCATCTCGCCATCGTCGTGGACGAGTACGGCTCGTTTGCCGGTATCGTCACGGTCGAAGATATGCTTGAAGAGCTTGTAGGAGAGATTCTCGACGAGTTTGATGAGGAATTACCGCAGGTTCAGGCGATTGACACGGGTGTGTATATTGTCGATGCCCGGAGCTGGGTGGACCGGATCAACGAGGAGATCGGCATTGATCTGCCCATCGAAGAGTCGTACGAGACTGTCGGAGGCCTTCTGACCGACAAGCTCGGACACATTCCCCGGCGGGGGGAGGTTGTCGAACTGCCGGAAAGCGGGATACGGCTGGTCGTGATGAAGATGCGGGGCCGCCGGATTGTGGAAGTCAAACTGATCCTTCCGGATCAATCCGCGGTGGATAACGATTAAGAACGCCAAGGCCGCAAATACATGAGATATATGAAACGCATTGCGGTCATCGCATCCGGGCGCGGGTCCAATTTTCAGGCGGTCATCGACCGGGTATCCGACGGGTATATTCCCGGGACATGTGTACGCCTCATCACCGACAATCCGCATGCCTTTGCAATCGAACGGGCCCGCAATGCCGGAATTCCTGTTTCTATTGTTGATTTCACATCATTTCCGGATAAAAAGGAATATGAGGCCGCTCTTTTAGCCGCGATGGAAGAGTGCGAAGCGGATCTCTTCATCCTTGCCGGATATATGCGTATCCTCGGGCAGGAAATCGTCCGCCGATATTCAGGGTGTATGATGAACATCCACCCGGCACTTCTTCCCAGTTTTTCGGGACTGCACGCCCAGCGGCAGGCACTGGATTATGGTGTGAAGGTTGCAGGCTGCACGGTGCATTTCGTGGATGAGGGAATGGACACAGGACCGATCATCATTCAGCGGTGCGTATCCGTTTGCGCGGATGATGACGAAGAACGTCTGTCGATCCGGATTCTGCAGGAAGAGCATGCCGCACTTCCTGAGGCGGTTAAGCTGTTCTGCGAGGATAGACTTACGATCGAAGGCAGAAAGGCGCGTATTCTTCCGCCATGATGCTGACACGACCTTTTTTACCATCTCGCACCAAATCTGGTCTCACATCTGCGAGTGGAGACGCAGGGACGCAATGGCACAAAAAGGAAAAAACACCCAGATAAGGCGGATCGCCCGGGAACGCATCGAGGCGCTGTTTCATAACGCCGGAGCGGTTTTCCATGAGAATCCTGCATTAAGCGATCGATACGTCGCGCTTGCGCGCCGCATCTCGATGCGCCAGCGCGTACCTGTACCCCGTACTCTGCGGCGGTTATACTGCCGGCGGTGCTACGGGTATCTCGTGCCCGGGGTAAATCTGCGCGTACGGGTCCACAACGGCAACGTCATCACGACCTGCCTCCGATGCGGGTACCACCGGCGATACAGGGTGGTGAGGCCTCATCGCTGACAAGGGATCACTGAACCGTCTCCGGGCGACCATCTGGATTGGAAAAAACGGCTGTACCGAGCAGACCATCAGGGAAATATCAGCACAGCTCGCCAGACGCCACGTGGTAAAAATACGATGGCTCCGGAACACCGCCGCCAATCCCGACGAAATCGCCGCACGATGCAATGCCCGTCTCATTTTTGTCAGGGGAAGAACGATGATCCTCGAAAGTTACGGTACACCGGGTCGTTGACCCGGCCGCCTCGAAATATATAAAAGCCTTTCATACAAATAAGTAAAGACTGCTATTAGGCATATTAATTGAGAGGCTAACAATGACAACCGTATATGATATCCCCTCTGATGTGTTCATCAAGAAGGTGGCAGAGGAGTTAAAAAAGCTCGATTCCGTGACACCACCGGACTGGGCAATGTTTTCGAAGACGGGGGTTCATAAACAGGCACCACCCGAGGCAGAAGACTGGTGGTACACGCGGGCGGCATCGATACTGCGCCGGGTGTATGTGGACGGTCCCGTAGGTGTACAGCGGATGCGATCTTTCTACGGCGGAAAACGTGATCGGGGCTCAAATCCCTATCAGTTCCGTCGGGGAAGCGGTTCAATCCTGAGAAAAATCCTTCAGCAGCTCGAAGCCGCAGGCTACGTCGAGAACGGCAGGGAAGGCCGGAAAGTTTCAGCAGCCGGGCGCTCCTTTATGGACGGCGTCGCGAATGGTCTGAAAGCGGAAGTGGCCGAGTCCGTGCCGGGAATCGCCAAATACTGAGGTGTTATGATGGGTGACGATGAGCTATCCAGAATCCGCCGCAGGCGAATGGAGCAGCTCCAGCGTCAGCAGATGGATCAGCAGGCGATGCAGGAAGATCTGGAGCGCCAGAAGGAGATCGATTCACAGATCCACCTCGCGCTCCTGAAAATCCTCGAACCCGAAGCACGGGAACG
Encoded here:
- a CDS encoding phosphoribosylglycinamide formyltransferase; translation: MKRIAVIASGRGSNFQAVIDRVSDGYIPGTCVRLITDNPHAFAIERARNAGIPVSIVDFTSFPDKKEYEAALLAAMEECEADLFILAGYMRILGQEIVRRYSGCMMNIHPALLPSFSGLHAQRQALDYGVKVAGCTVHFVDEGMDTGPIIIQRCVSVCADDDEERLSIRILQEEHAALPEAVKLFCEDRLTIEGRKARILPP
- a CDS encoding ribonuclease P, translating into MAQKGKNTQIRRIARERIEALFHNAGAVFHENPALSDRYVALARRISMRQRVPVPRTLRRLYCRRCYGYLVPGVNLRVRVHNGNVITTCLRCGYHRRYRVVRPHR
- a CDS encoding 30S ribosomal protein S19, yielding MTTVYDIPSDVFIKKVAEELKKLDSVTPPDWAMFSKTGVHKQAPPEAEDWWYTRAASILRRVYVDGPVGVQRMRSFYGGKRDRGSNPYQFRRGSGSILRKILQQLEAAGYVENGREGRKVSAAGRSFMDGVANGLKAEVAESVPGIAKY
- a CDS encoding exonuclease VII small subunit is translated as MTEKYETLMEELKEIIRKIEDGSVGLDESIALYERGSLLIRQCERLLEEAELRITRLDQG
- a CDS encoding xylose isomerase; translation: MVQFATSSMFFHEYPIDDIFDFVDEAGCTGIEFWIETPHFWIRGLPVGEVQRSIAEHPGLAPVTVHAPVLDLNPCSINPDIAAISVEYALRSVSIAGILDARIITLHPGRRTAKRTPSAADYERFDYFIDRLRESSRETSVRIAIENMEPKVNSLLCTPADMEELLDREPWLSYTLDVAHALSVSLAEVGEYLSRCGTERLANVHISATASGKMHLPVAENDTVGRVLAMLSGTGYAGNLTLEIEDRNFDHDLSSEEKIALLARDVRYLRHNF
- a CDS encoding glutaredoxin: MVVRVLCFNQEGCMGCEEQAPINREVSKALGIEIEEIDALKNQEYIARYGLHVTPTIIIFEGDTEVRRFERVVHPEELEQAIRDAMA
- a CDS encoding exodeoxyribonuclease VII large subunit, whose translation is MDWFTAGASPAPAGGIQRVSEISGLIERLLDDSRLQEIWIEGEVRDLRFTPRGHLYFSLSEQKNGTTYTINCVMWQSSARELPFTPENGMHSLAWGSIQVYKPHGRYQFIVRDLRAAGTGEKHLLVEQWRTMLTREGVFDPALKKTLPRFPKTIGVVMSASGAARHDIEQVIGRRFPVEIILSPASVQGDTAPQEIVAALSRIDGTVDVIIVGRGGGSFEDLFAFNHPDVVRAIAACRTPVVSAVGHETDVTLCDFAADVRAPTPSAAAELVVPDRREIHAEIVRMRQRMQAGLGVKTERERQILEEARLRLTPRRFRRRLDTGMQSLAETAERLHRGICRSIERERLRLGHARARMEAGNPYRPLERGYALVTKDGLPVTRSGHLHAGDCVDIRMADGSSRARILEVNHDREV